ATTtatatttggaaaatcaACTCTCTTTCCGTTGTTGTATCTTTGTGTTTTGATTCCTATTGCATCTCTGTTTGTTTGCttatttgataaacaaGCAGAGCAAACTTTCTTtcataataatttttggtaTTAAAAcctatatttttatttatttgactGCGTTAATATTCGCGTTTTGCATCTTTTTCTGTTAAAAAGTTCTCCGGATTTTTGAATAGCGTGTTGCTCTCcttaatttatattttttggtagactaaaagaaataatgaCCTTGATATACTTTACTTACTTTAAGTCCAtttatcattttaaaattgagtATTACTCCCATATGTCAAACATTGTGCGTAATGCATCATTTCTTTCACTTACTGTTTAAATGCATTAGAATCTCATTATTCTTAGCTTGTCAGTTTACAAGCTTTGGATTGAAAACGCATTATAAGGTATCGGTATCTACGTTTCAAGTAATAATGAAAGATGCATTTTCATATCGTATAAAGATTCCAAATACAACCAaacattataaaaatacGACATTGAAAATTAGCAGCAAATGAAAGTAAAAGTATTGTACTACAGAGCATTGACGGTATTCTTTGTTAAGCATCAAGGCTAGTAATGTTTTAACTCCTTAATTTCTTATACCGaaattgtataaaaaactCATTATTGTAATTAATTAGCAAAGAATATTCCTCGTTATAAAGTAGTAAACATACTTTGGCTTACATTTTTAATCAAACCAAAAACCATTGACGTTGAAAAACGAAGAATGGggaaaaagggaaaaaaatCTGGATACGCTGATTGGGAAGATGATTTAGGTGAAGATATCAGCGGTCAAAACGAATACTTGGACAATACGTCTCAAGATTCTCCTCAAAATGATGAATTGGCTGAGAAGTCTGAAAACTTGGCTGTTTCCTCAGAGAAAACCAcgtcaaagaaaaagaaagggaAAAAGAACAAAGGAAACAAAAACCAGGTTTCTGATGACGAGTCCCAAGAGCTCGAATCTCCTCAAGGTCCCAAAGAATTAACGGCGGTGACTGAATTGGATGATGATGAGTTTGACTACAAACCCAAGAAAGgcaaaaaaggaaagaagtCAAAGAAGGTTGAGGAAGATGATGAACCTCAGGAAATTGAATCTCCTCAAGGACCTAAAGAGCTGACGGCGGTAACTGAATTGGATGATGATGAGTTTGACTACAAACCCAAGAAAGgcaaaaaaggtaaaaagGCTCAAAACAATAATGAGTCGGAAGCTGCTGCTCCTCCTGAAATTCCTGAAGTTCGTGTAAAAActaaaaaggaaaaggaaCGTGAGAAAAAAGAGCGCGAAAAACTTCGTAAAAAACAGCAACAGGCTAAGAAGAAAGGTAGTACGGGCGAGGATACTTTGGCTTCTTCTGAAGTTAGCTCTGAGGTCGATATTTCTACGCCGGCAGAAAATGATTCGTCTGCCAAAGGAAAACAGGCAGCTGGATCGAAGCGTAAAGGACCTAATGTAACAGCTCTGCAAAAGATGTTGGAGGAAAAAAGGGCCAGAGAGGAGGAAGAACAGAGAATACGTGAAGAAGAGGCACGGATAGCAGAGGAAGAAAAACGACTTGCCGAAGTGGAAGAAGCCAGAAAGGAAGAAGCTAGactcaaaaagaaagagaaggaaaggaaaaagaaagaagagatGAAGGCTCAAGGAAAATACCTTAGTAAAAAGCAGAAGGAACAACAGGCTCTGGCTCAACGTCGTCTTCAACAGATGTTGGAATCTGGTGTTCGGGTTGCGGGTCTCTCAAATGGtgagaaaaagcaaaaaccTGTTTACACTAATAAGAAGAAGTCTAATAGAAGTGGTACTTCTTCCATCTCTTCATCTGGCATATTAGAATCCTCCCCTGCCACTTCAATCTCGGTTGATGAACCACAAAAGGATTCTAAAGATGATTCTGAAAAAGTGGAAAAAGAGACAGAGGTTGAACGTAAAGAGGAAAATGAAGCTGAAGCTGAAGCTGTCTTTGATGATTGGGAAGCAGCATTGGAGGAACCTGAGGTTGCGGAAAATAATGAAGTGGTGACCGAGAAGAAAGAGACAGATATAAAGTCTGACGCTGTTGAACATTCTATTAAGGACAAGGAGGACTCCAAAACCGACAAGGTAGATGATATTCCACAAGCCGCACCTGCTGAATCGAATGTATCTGAGTCTGATCTTCGTTCACCAATTTGTTGTATTTTGGGTCATGTTGATACTGGCAAAACTAAATTGCTTGATAATCTTCGTCGTAGTAATGTACAAGAGGGCGAAGCTGGTGGTATTACTCAACAAATTGGTGCCACTTATTTTCCTATTGAGTCAATTAAGCAAAAAACGAAAGTTGTCAATAAGAAAGGCAAACTACAATACAATATACCTGGTCTGCTCATCATTGATACACCTGGTCACGAATCGTTTACCAACCTTCGTTCTCGTGGTACTTCACTCTGCAACATTGCCATTTT
This portion of the Schizosaccharomyces pombe strain 972h- genome assembly, chromosome: I genome encodes:
- the tif52 gene encoding translation initiation factor Tif52; protein product: MGKKGKKSGYADWEDDLGEDISGQNEYLDNTSQDSPQNDELAEKSENLAVSSEKTTSKKKKGKKNKGNKNQVSDDESQELESPQGPKELTAVTELDDDEFDYKPKKGKKGKKSKKVEEDDEPQEIESPQGPKELTAVTELDDDEFDYKPKKGKKGKKAQNNNESEAAAPPEIPEVRVKTKKEKEREKKEREKLRKKQQQAKKKGSTGEDTLASSEVSSEVDISTPAENDSSAKGKQAAGSKRKGPNVTALQKMLEEKRAREEEEQRIREEEARIAEEEKRLAEVEEARKEEARLKKKEKERKKKEEMKAQGKYLSKKQKEQQALAQRRLQQMLESGVRVAGLSNGEKKQKPVYTNKKKSNRSGTSSISSSGILESSPATSISVDEPQKDSKDDSEKVEKETEVERKEENEAEAEAVFDDWEAALEEPEVAENNEVVTEKKETDIKSDAVEHSIKDKEDSKTDKVDDIPQAAPAESNVSESDLRSPICCILGHVDTGKTKLLDNLRRSNVQEGEAGGITQQIGATYFPIESIKQKTKVVNKKGKLQYNIPGLLIIDTPGHESFTNLRSRGTSLCNIAILVIDIMHGLEPQTIESIRLLRDQKTPFVVALNKVDRLYGWHSIKDNAIQDSLSKQKKAIQREFRDRVESIILQLNEQGLNAALYFENKNLGRYVSLVPTSAQSGEGVPDLVALLISLTQTRMSDRIKYITTLECTVLEVKVIEGLGATIDVILSNGVLHEGDRIVLCGMGGPIITTVRALLTPQPLKEMRVKSAYVHHKEIKAAMGVKICANDLEKAVAGSRLLVVGPDDDEEDLAEEIMEDLENLLGRIDTSGIGVSVQASTLGSLEALLEFLKQMKIPVASVNIGPVYKKDVMRCATMLEKAKEYALMLCFDVKVDRDAEDLAEQLGVKIFSANVIYHLFDAFTAHQKKILEQKREESSDVAVFPCVLKTVAAFNKRDPIILGVDVVEGVLRINTPIVAVKQLPNGEPQIIELGRVASLEMNHKPVDKVKKGQAGAGVAMKLESSGSQILFGRQVTESDALYSHITRQSIDSLKDPAFRDEVSRDEWQLIIQLKKLFGII